The Terriglobia bacterium genome contains the following window.
CTATTCTCTGGCTTGGAAGCAGAAGGTAAATGACGATACAAAATCAGTAGAATTGGACATCTTCTTTCGACCGCCCGGAAGTGTCACACACTAGAAATACCTGAGCTGATTACGGGAGCAGCGGCACCCCGCGGGCCACGGCGCAAAAGCACCGTCCCCTTTCAGTCCCTCAAATCGGGACCGATTCGCGGCTTTCCCGCCGAATACTGAGTGCTGACTGCTGATTGTTTTCTTTCTTCGCCGCGACTACAATTCCGCGGGGGCGTAAGCCAGCGCATGGAGCGGTGCGTATCCATCATCGCGCTGATCATCATTTTCCAGAGCGCAACCATCACTGCGCCCCAAGCGCGATCGCACGTAGGGCGAACTCCCATCACTCTGAGTGCAGAGTCACCTAGCAGTGACGCTCTGGATGTGTATGAAGCTGTGTTCTGGTACCGCATACAGCAGCGTGGATGGACGGGTTCATTCTTTTTGCGCATTGATGGAGTTGATCCCGGTGACGCCTTCCTAGCCCGATTCAGGCGCGCCAAGGCGCCAGTCAAGAAATACTCGGCAGCATATATCGACAACTCGTTCCCGGCAGTCCGAGATAAGTCCACAGGCGCTGCGGGATACGAACTCTATGTAACTTCCATGGCTTGGATTTCACCCACTAAAGCGGAGGTTCTCGGGGGAATGTACTGCAGCGCCATCTGCGCCGACGATGGGATCTATTACCTCTCGAAAGAAAAGAACGGAAGATGGGTAGTTACCCGGTACAAGATGAAGAATGTCTCCTGAAGTTGCCCCAAATCCAGATTAAATACTCAGCCATCCATTAAATGCTGGGTGCTGACTGCTGATTGCTTTCTTTTTTCCCCGCGACTACAATTCCCCCGGCCGCATCCGTATAGGTAGCGGTACCTGAAGTACGAAGCTGTTTGCCCCTCTCTCCGGGGCTACAGGCGGTATCCCGAACGGGAGCTGCACTGGAGGAAGTTGTGAGTCTTACCACCGGCGATTTCCGCACGAAAATCACCACCCAAACCTTACTGGAAAAAAAGCAGCGGGGAGAGAAGATCACCTGCCTGACTGCCTATGACTACGCCAGCGCCCGTCTCGTCGACGAGGCCGGCATCGACATCATCCTGGTCGGCGACTCGCTCGCCATGACCATGCTCGGCCACGAGAACACGCTCTCCGTCACCATGGCCGAAATGCTGCACCACACCAAGGCTGTCCATCGCGGCACCAGGCACGCCTTCCTCATCGCCGACATGCCGTATGCCAGCTATCACCTCGACCCCAAGATGGCCGTGAAGAATGCCGCGCGATTTCTAAAGGAAGGCGGCGCTGAGGCGGTCAAACTGGAAGGTGGCGAGAAGCGCGCAGCCCTCGTTGAGCGATTGCGCGACGCCGAGATCCCCGTCATGGGGCACATCGGACTCACTCCGCAATCCGTTCACATGATGGGCGGCTACAAGGTGCAGGGAAAAACCCTGAACTCTGTTGAACACCTTATGCGTGACGCGGTCGCCTTGGACCGTGCCGGTGTCTGCTGCCTCGTGCTCGAAGGCATTCCGCGCGAGGTCGCGGCCATGATCACCGACGAGGTCGAGACACCCACCATCGGCATCGGCGCCGGTCCCGACTGCGACGGCCAGGTCCTGGTCTTCCACGACATCCTGAATCTGACATTCGCGCCCCCGGCGAAGTTCGTTCGCCGCTACGCCGACATAGCGAGCGTCATCACCGATGCCCTCAACGCCTACAAGAACGATGTTCAATCCGGCGGCTACCCCGCCGACCCGGAGAGCTACCATCTCCCCAAGGACACGGCCGCCGCTCTGGAAACCATCCGCACCCGCAAGCGAGCCATGCGAAAATAGTTCCATGCGGCGAGCGATCGGTTTCGGGCTGGTGCTGTTCTTGACGACCACACCAGCCTTTTCCGTTCAGTCCCCACTCGCATCGCACGAAACCGCTTTCCCTCGCACCTCGTACCTCGCACCCGGTCCGCAGGCAACTAAGCCGGTAACTCCAGCGCCCAAGGCCCCTGTATCAAAGTCGTCTTCCGCGAAGCTCTCTCTTCACAACTGGAAAACCTACTGCT
Protein-coding sequences here:
- the panB gene encoding 3-methyl-2-oxobutanoate hydroxymethyltransferase, which codes for MSLTTGDFRTKITTQTLLEKKQRGEKITCLTAYDYASARLVDEAGIDIILVGDSLAMTMLGHENTLSVTMAEMLHHTKAVHRGTRHAFLIADMPYASYHLDPKMAVKNAARFLKEGGAEAVKLEGGEKRAALVERLRDAEIPVMGHIGLTPQSVHMMGGYKVQGKTLNSVEHLMRDAVALDRAGVCCLVLEGIPREVAAMITDEVETPTIGIGAGPDCDGQVLVFHDILNLTFAPPAKFVRRYADIASVITDALNAYKNDVQSGGYPADPESYHLPKDTAAALETIRTRKRAMRK